The genomic DNA TTTCCACTACCTGAATATATTGTTTTTGTTTATTCAAAAATATTTTCAAATCATGATTTCTTTTATCCTGAACAACTACACTTGAATCGGAAAACAGATCCAGAGTTTCTTTTCTTCTTCTTACCCTGTCCCAGATTATTATCTTTTTTGCCAGATCCTCTTTATTTACATTTATTATTTCAGAATTTTTGTTTATTTCATTTATGTCTTTTCTTATTTCATCATCATTTTTACCTATTTCACGCAGTACATCAGTATATCTTTTCTGTGCATCATCATATTCAGCCTGCAGTTTTTTTATCTGGGCTTCTATATTTCTCAGCTGGCTTGTTGTTACATTCTCATCTTTTTTAGCCTTGTTTATTTCGCCGGAATTTTTATTTATTTTCTGATTGTTCTGATTAATTTGTGTATTTATCTGTTTGATCCGGGCATTATTTTTATCTTTTTGATCTGTGTAAATAATTGAGAAAACAAGAATAAAAATAAATGCAACCTTAGTTTTTTTCCTCATATTATCTACCTCTTATAAAACTTAAGATATCTTCTTGTACTTGAGAAATTTACTACTGCTGTAATAAAGATTCCCAGCACAAATGAAATTAAGAATAATGCTATAAGCTCACCTCTTGATGCTCTTGGCACAGCTCCTGAATTTAACAAATTAATTCCCTGCAGTATAAAGCCGTATACCTTTCTGAATATCAGAAAGCCACCCATTGAAGCAAGTCCGATTAAAAAAGCTCCTTCAAGAAAATATGTAAGTCTGATAAAGTTATTGCTCACACCAATATGCGTAAGTGTTCCTACATCTTTTTTTCTTGCTTTTATTCCTACGCTTGTCAGGTTAAATATTAATATTACGGCAAATATCCCGATTCCAGCCAGTCCGAATAACAGTATATTGTCCAGACTTTTGTCAAATTTCAGCGAGTTTTGTATTGCTGTGGTTCTCATATCCAGCTCCTGTACTTCCGGATAAGATTTTATCGTATTTTTTAATTCCTCTACATTTGCATTTTTGGATACATACAGATAAAAACTATCGCTCAATGGATTTTCCTGATCTGTCAGCTCCACTCCCAGTTCACTTTGAAGCTTTTCCAAAGCTCTTTCTTTTGGTTCAAATTTTATTGCTTTTATTCCCTTTGTGGAATTTAATTTTACCTGAAAATCCTGCAGCTCAGGCTCTGCCATAGTTTTTACATAAATTATTACCTGATTCGATACGTCCAGCTTTGCCTTAAAATCATTCAGGTTATAAAAAAAGATTAATAATACATCCAGCAGTGTGAAAACTACCATGAGGGATATTAATGAAGAGAAGAACATACCCTTTTCCTTGTTTACATTTCTAAACATTTCACTAATCGGATTCAACATCAGTCTTACCTCCATCTAAATCTATAACCCTTATTCTTTCGTCAAATAAATTTTCTTCTGAAGTAACTGCTATGACAGTAGTCCCTTCTTCATTTATTTTATAAAGATGTTTTAATAATTTTTCTTTATTATTTTTTTTCAATTTTTCAAATACTTCATCCAGAATGAGTAATTCCGGCTTTTTTACCAGTTCTCTCGAAAGCTCTACAAGGATCTTTTCCTGGTAAGAAAGCTGTCCGATTTTCTGTTTTTTTATGTTTTCAAGATCAAAGTATGCCAGTATTTCGTCTACACGTTCTTTTCTTTCTTTACTTTTCACTTTTAACAGATCAGTAGAAATTTTTATGTTCTCATAAACGGTTCTGTCGTCCAAAAGCCATAAATCCTGATCTACATATCCGATTTTTCTTCTTATTCTTGCTCTTTGAAAATTGAATTTCAATTTATTTAACTCTTTTTCTCCATAAAAAACTTTTCCTGAAGTAGGTCTGTCCATTAAATAAATAAAATGTAATACTGTTGATTTTCCTGATTTTCCTTTCAGATGTATAAATTCTCCATCGGAAATCTCAAGATTCAGGCCGTCTAATACTTCATAATCGGCATTCTTATATTTTTTATGAATATCTTCAAATTTAATCATGGTTACTCCTTATTAAATCTATTAATTTTATAAACTGCTGTTTTATTACTATAACTCAGAATCTTCTTTTTCCTTCTTTAGAAGATAAAAGAAAAGTGATAATACGAAAAACGCCAGAGAGATTGCTATAGCAGCATAAATCCCCTGTGATGTTGCATATTTTAATCCTTCGCTGTCTTTTTCACTTCCTATTACTAATACATTAAGCTGTATTGCCTGCTGTACAAGAAAAGCCATTTTCAGAAAAAATCCCTGTATCCCGAATAACAGGCCTTCCACACTGACCTTATGTCTGCCGGAAATAGAAACTGCTATTTCACTGATCATTGCCTGCGGAAATATAAATGCCGCCCCGCTTAGACCTGTTCCGCAGATAAAGAATAATACATATGCCAGCAGGCTGTTTTGGCTGTCAATAAATAAAAGTCCGCTTCCTCCGAGAATAAGTATAATTATATCCACTATAATTACTTTCTTATAAGAGTATTTTTTTGACAGCTTATTTGTAATCGGAAAGCACAGAGCTGCAGAACCGAACAATATTACTGAAATAAGGGTAATTATCCCCTTTGGCTTCTGCATTATACTTACCACATAATAATTTATCATTCCCCGCAGCAGGTTAAATCCTACAAAAAAGAAAAAGAATGCTGCAAAATAAATTACTATATCTTTTTTCAGTATGTACTTGGATGACTCTTTAAATTTTACACTTTCTGTTATTTTATTATTGCTTATATTTTTCTCGTCCAGAAAGAATATACATATATATATTCCCAGAACTGCAATTATACTTAATAAAATAATCGTCAGTCTCAGACCCTTTTCGGTATTGTCCCCGCCCAGCAAAGGAATCAGCAGTCCCGGAAGAACCATTGCCACAGCTGTAAAAACCAGCCTGAAAACTGACTGTACCGTAGACAGATCCAGTCTCTCCTCTTTACTGTTTGTTATATCAGGAATCAAGGCATTATAGGGTCCTCCTACCATTGTATAAAAAATAAAAAATAGTCCTCCTACAATGGTAAGACTTATAAAAGTGGTCATGGTCGTCATTTTCACAGGAAAGAAAAATAAAACCATTGTAAAGCCCAGCGGTATTCCCCCTAATGCTATAAACGGAGTCCTCTTTCCCCACTTTGAATTTG from Sebaldella termitidis ATCC 33386 includes the following:
- a CDS encoding cell division protein FtsX — its product is MLNPISEMFRNVNKEKGMFFSSLISLMVVFTLLDVLLIFFYNLNDFKAKLDVSNQVIIYVKTMAEPELQDFQVKLNSTKGIKAIKFEPKERALEKLQSELGVELTDQENPLSDSFYLYVSKNANVEELKNTIKSYPEVQELDMRTTAIQNSLKFDKSLDNILLFGLAGIGIFAVILIFNLTSVGIKARKKDVGTLTHIGVSNNFIRLTYFLEGAFLIGLASMGGFLIFRKVYGFILQGINLLNSGAVPRASRGELIALFLISFVLGIFITAVVNFSSTRRYLKFYKR
- a CDS encoding cell division ATP-binding protein FtsE, coding for MIKFEDIHKKYKNADYEVLDGLNLEISDGEFIHLKGKSGKSTVLHFIYLMDRPTSGKVFYGEKELNKLKFNFQRARIRRKIGYVDQDLWLLDDRTVYENIKISTDLLKVKSKERKERVDEILAYFDLENIKKQKIGQLSYQEKILVELSRELVKKPELLILDEVFEKLKKNNKEKLLKHLYKINEEGTTVIAVTSEENLFDERIRVIDLDGGKTDVESD
- a CDS encoding MFS transporter, with amino-acid sequence MTIMKSRLSKGKYWIYGIGVSYFIMDQLFNQWLPYYYLPPKEETGLSPLLPAGLITLALVLSRFIDAVSDPLVGYLSDKTNSKWGKRTPFIALGGIPLGFTMVLFFFPVKMTTMTTFISLTIVGGLFFIFYTMVGGPYNALIPDITNSKEERLDLSTVQSVFRLVFTAVAMVLPGLLIPLLGGDNTEKGLRLTIILLSIIAVLGIYICIFFLDEKNISNNKITESVKFKESSKYILKKDIVIYFAAFFFFFVGFNLLRGMINYYVVSIMQKPKGIITLISVILFGSAALCFPITNKLSKKYSYKKVIIVDIIILILGGSGLLFIDSQNSLLAYVLFFICGTGLSGAAFIFPQAMISEIAVSISGRHKVSVEGLLFGIQGFFLKMAFLVQQAIQLNVLVIGSEKDSEGLKYATSQGIYAAIAISLAFFVLSLFFYLLKKEKEDSEL